ATTTTGCCTCGGGAGGAAGGAGCTTTGGAGGGATTTCAGTTGTTTTTACAGCAAGCCTGCCTAGCGGAGGGGCGATTAGATCGTTGGGTGTGGAATGCTTGTGACGAAGGTGTTTACACAGTAAAGTGTTCTTCCACTACCTTGCAAGAAACAGAAACAGAGCTGGAGGAGCCAAATCAACATTTCACTTTGCTGTGGCAACAGGCAGCGCCATTGAATGTGCTGGCTTTCGGCTGGCGATTATTGTGAGGCAGATTACAAACTAAAGAAAATCTGCACAATAGGGGAATCATTCCAAGCGGGGAAAGTGTTGCTTGTGTTTTTTGCCAGGAGGGGGTAGAAACACAAGGACATCTCCTCTTtaactgttttttttcttcttttcaggtCTGGTCTTTGTGTTGCCGATGGTTACGAATTGTAACAGCTCTTCCCGAGGACAATTCAGTGCATTTTCTGCAATTTGGAAGCGATTTCAGGATGGAAAAGCAGCAAGGGGCAGCGAAAACAATCTAGTTAGCTGCAACTTGGTCGATGTGGTTAGAACGGAATAACTCCATCTTCAACAACGACCAAAACGACGCATCAAAAGTGTTCGAGATGGTGCAATTGAGGTCCTGGAATTGGCTAAGGGCGAAAAACTCTGATTTCACAAAGTCGATCTATGAATGGATAGCGAAGCCGAGACTGTGCATCGAAAGCCTGTGATttaagtgaaggtatgaaaaacggtagaaagggggggtttgaatagcgttttcagaataaaacttccaccttaagattttgacaaatctttcgagaacaaataaagttCTTAAGATAAGggaatagaaaagcacacaaggattttatcctggttcacttgatgaatcactcaagctagtccagtccacccgtgaaggtgatttcttccttcttagaatgaaggcaatccactaatcagataattgttacaactgcacttgaaatctataagtgactaacaatacactgacttagctcacactaagattcactctcttagtcttctctaggatccgatcaaccttgatctcctaaaggtaaactaaacaactgtttaagaaatattgtttacaaagaaattgcttcttaaaagcttgtagtaaacacaatgagttcaatgaagaaagaatgcttagaagatttgaatatagcttgcgcgtgtaagtttcttccaaccacatctttcaatcttcagcctctatttatactccaaggattagggtttgaacactgcatgggaatgctaccgttggagggcagatctggaatttccagcttctgctgtggctgagaatgttaggttaggtcgtcaggatagtacagttgcttttgtacttttgATAGTGACTTGACAtttaaccttgtagacttctgatcagaggaatgcttcgtgttggaacttgtgaagcttgttgatcagagtcagagggaagcatggatcctctgaccgttgtaccttctgattctgaactcagaggagaagtacttggtcttcagagccattttgcttctggacttcagagtctccacttatCAGCTTTTGGAtctcagagtcttctacaccatcagaacatctgaaccttcagagtgtctgggttgtcagaacgtctggatcttcagaacttcaagtgagctgagtccttatcagagcttgattgacttcagatcttctgaagcttttctactgttcaaattgaacatagagattgcgaaagcgttgctagggtcactcttcaagcaaaatgcttctgatttgtgtgagattaagataaggtcagagcctgtcaagagcacactcagaaaacacgttagagtaccataattgttcattctaaaacgttaacttgtaatcatcaaaacatagaggtgtactactcgatcaaaacttgatcttacaataagTTGAAAGGAGTCTCATAGATTGCCAAGGTGGCTGTTGTTTCAACTTTGTCGATGGAAATGAGTCTTGACAGCAGCAATCCACTTGTTAAGTTATTTTTATGTTCAGAACTTGCTGCGGTTTGATCAGACATAGTGACTGAGACGAGTCTTTTCTGTTTCAATTGGAAGGTCTATGTTGAACTTGATTTACTCTTGTTGTTGCTATGCAGAATTGGGATTACAAGGCATAAGGTGTGGGTATTCAAGTCTGGTGGTGGAAAAGCTAATGTCTCTCTTGTTGTTCTCTTGCGTTTTAAGAGGTCCCTATTTTGGTTTTATTATGTAGGCAACCTTATTCTAGTAAGGGTATGTGGCAGTTGTTCGATGCTCCTATATTTGCAATAGCATTTTGTATCctctgattttgatttttccaGTTGCTCTCTTGTTGTACATGGTTTGGATTACACCTAGTACTCCTATTTTAAATCATATTacttttgtttataaaaaaaaacacccaTGCAATATCGCCCTTTCGCATAATTTCAACCCATAAGCACCATGATCTATGGCAGTGGAGATGTTTTTCTTGTAGAAAATATTCTTTTGTCTAAGTGAATAAGAGCAACCCAAGGAATAAGTGGCTTCACTTTTAAGATGATTTTAGGATAGTTAATATGTTTGCAAGGTTGATCGTGTAAAACATAATCAACCACTCATATGAATGTAAAGTTTATAGAGGGGAATGATCAGGTATGATCAATAGTGGTTCATGGCTTCAGTCTGATCTGGGTGACTTTCGCGTCGAGGTGTTGGGCTGCCAAAGTTGTACTTGTGATTACACTCTAATGCTCAAGTTACTAATGGAAATGAAGAGTAGAGAATTTAAATATCAGTATTAAAACACACCTAGTAGGGTTTGCCtcattcctttaagtaggaaATGATCGAATGAAAGGTAACGTCAAAATCATCGGTTGTCTTGAGTGCAGTATATGCTCGCTTGTCCCTTGGATTGCCTTGTTGGGCTCTAGACAATGAGGATTATTTTGGTTTCTATGAGAGAGATGTTGAGGGACCAAGGTAATGTCAATGTCGCTCTTTTTCCTGTGTCGAGCATGCATTGCGTTCAGCCTTATGATCTCATGTGCTTGTCCTAGTGTCAAGATAAGTGAATGATGAAGATGGCATTAACTTGGTGATACCTTATCGTCCAACACAGGTGCAGTCTAATGTGGTGTTGCTAGCTTATTTTGAGTAGGAAGGTTTATGAATGGGCTTTAGTTTGTCCTTTTTGATTGGGATTGGGCTTAATAATTTATTGGGCTCTACGAATCACCAAGTTTCTCATGCTCTTTCTATTGGCATATAGCTCGTGCACATTATCCTTGGGGAATTATGAGAGTAGCTTAATATGATTATGTTGAGTGTTTCCGTATGAGCTAAGTGTTGGTATTGTCTTCTACATGCTACATATGGGCCAGTTGTAAGGGTATGTATAGTGAGGAGTAGTATACATGAGACGGTTGTCGACTTTTTTGACCAACGTTAAGTGGTCGAGTCGTTGTGCATGAGTCGTCCTAAAAGCGTATGAGTTAGCCAAATACTTAACTCATACGTAATATGGATGAGTTAGCTCTTAGCTTCGTTGGCCCACGTCAATGTGGGGTGGGATGTAAACATGGAGGAATGGTTGACTCTGCTAAGGTGTATTGGAGACATTTGGAACAGTAATTCCCTAGTTGGTGTTGGTCGGAACTATATAAAAGGTGTCGAGATTTTAGCTTCGTTGGCCGATGTCAATGTGGGGTGGGATGTATACATGGAGGAATGGTTGACTCTGCTAAGGTGTATTGGAGACATTTGGAACAGTAATTCCCTAGTCAGTGTTGGTCGGATAAGTGGGTTGGGAAAAAACAATTGGCTCATGAAGATGTTTTGGAGATATTCTGGATACTAGTCCCTTAGCTGTGGTTGGAGTTAGATGATAGGTTTCGAGCTAGAAGGACTCGAGGTAggcaagaaaaaaaattagctcATTAAGATGTCCATGTTGGAAACATTTAGAACAATAGTCCCCTAGTTGTGGCTAATGACAGTGGTATTGGTCGAAGCTGGATGAGAGGTTTCAAGCTAAAAGGTCTCGAGATAAGTaagcaaagaaaaaaatggtTGCCTCATTAAGATATGCTAGAGACCACCAGAAGAACAAAGGTGGATGACATTTAATATTAGACTATAAAAATCATGTCATCCTTGGCAATGAACAAGAGAAAAATGTAATTCAGGAGATCCATATATATTAGAACAATATGTGTTATggtaatttttcttttcatttcatttcactACTTCCTTAcattgttgttttattttccATTAGATATGCAAATGCAATCCTAGATTTTATTTACAAAATGTAAATGTAAACAAAGAAAGAATAAATGAAGAATAATAAGAAAAAGGATACACATAAAAAAAGAGTGATCACAAATATGAAAAAGGTGAATAAAATTAGAGACCAACCTTGCATCCCAAAGAGCAGAAATAAAAAGGCTTTGAGAGGCCCCTGTCGCACATTCCACAACCAGGAAAGTGCTCTCTCCATCTACCGACGCCATTGTTGTTTGACTGCTTCTTTCTCTTATTAGACTTAGGCTTAGGCTTAGTCtcgtcctcttctttctttttcaagTAAACAACTCTACGATTGTTAATCATAGATGACTCAACACCACCAATGTCCAAATCCTTATAAATCTCAGTCACCCTCACAATTTCACGACCTGACGATCTCCTCACCTGCATGTATATATATGCCACTTACACGTATCAAGACTCATACTATGACCCTAGGATCAATTCTGTTAtaataaaatcaattctgaatgaaaatattaatttttagtaGACATTCTGTCAAAATTAATTTCGCACACAATATCAATTTGGCAGAAGCGAGAGATTAGAGTAGCTTCTGCATGCATTAaaaataatcaattaattatGAGATTTACAACTGAATTTCAGAAATTTAtaccaaaaaattaaaatttcat
This portion of the Lotus japonicus ecotype B-129 chromosome 3, LjGifu_v1.2 genome encodes:
- the LOC130743783 gene encoding protein RGF1 INDUCIBLE TRANSCRIPTION FACTOR 1-like, with amino-acid sequence MSDEPDDEGGEAMTLGVPAWLETFLSLTTFFSKCQVHDKETGNECNSFCITCNIEAQCPHCITEDHEGHRVRRSSGREIVRVTEIYKDLDIGGVESSMINNRRVVYLKKKEEDETKPKPKSNKRKKQSNNNGVGRWREHFPGCGMCDRGLSKPFYFCSLGCKVGL